In Brachypodium distachyon strain Bd21 chromosome 2, Brachypodium_distachyon_v3.0, whole genome shotgun sequence, one genomic interval encodes:
- the LOC100841329 gene encoding transcriptional repressor ILP1 isoform X1, giving the protein MSRTFVLFHSPLSLLHTRTLHADLLARRNPSRRPACSPPILHRAAAPPSRAAGMSSHRKNFRRRTDDADGAKGEDAGLPSRPAATKTQSPAVPKPVSPRRQQGASRLSFADEEDEDDAEEGPFAQQRRRPSASVRSTRTASPAASALHRLTPAKDRLKSSPAISAAVPAPKPSNFQSHAGEYTPERLRELQKNARSLPGSLMRPPPPALAAESRHQRFAGTAASPASGTSAVATEPVVVLKGLVKPMAQASIGPRKPLQNEDKSDESEEEEGNNVDKGPLIPDKATIEAIRAKRQQLQQPRHAAPDFISLDGGGVLSSRDAVGGSSDEEDNEMQGRIAMYTEKSSDGHRSSKGVFHGINNRGPAASLGVINDGFREPEDDKDDDEEEEERKWEEEQFKKALGRRMDDSSAQKVANGAPAPKQVQPQPSGYLGGPHYQTSVSGVVPGASVFASGSAEFLSISQQADVASKALQENIRKLKETHKATVGGLVRTDAHLNEALSEISSLESSLQDAEKKFVYMQELRNYISVVCDFLNDKAFFIEELEEHMQKLHENRALAVSERRAADLADESSVIEAAVNAAISVLSKGSSSANLSSASNAAQAAAAAARETSNLPPQLDEFGRDINLQKRMDLKRREENRKRRKARSESKRLSSTGKSVSSEQIEGELSTDESDTDSSAYLSSRDELLKTADVVFSDAAEEYSSLAIVKDKFEGWKTQYPSAYRDAHAALSAPSVFTPYVRLELLKWDPLHETTGFFGMEWPEILLDYGVQNKDSPDLNDADVNLVPVLVEKVALPILHHRVMHCWDILSTQRTKNVVYAVNTVMDFLPTSSTALHQLLASVYNRLAGAIADLSVPAWGSMVTRAVPGAAQYAAYRFGVATRLLKNVCSWKNTLSEDVVEKLALELLMGKILPHMKSIILDVHDAITRTERIAASLSVIWSSPSKKLQPFTDLVLELSKKLERRHMSGISEEETHGLARRLKNIMVALNEYDKARNILKSFHLREAL; this is encoded by the exons ATGTCTCGTACTTTTGTGTTGTTTCACTCGCCTCTTTCTCTCTTACACACACGCACGCTGCACGCGGATCTCCtcgctcgccggaaccctagccgccgccctGCTTGCTCACCGCCG ATTTTGCATCGTGCCGCCGCTCCGCCAAGCCGAGCGGCCGGGATGAGCAGCCACCGTAAAAacttccgccgccgcaccgACGATGCCGATGGAGCCAAGGGCGAAGATGCAGGGCTTCCCAGCAGACCGGCGGCCACCAAGACCCAGAGCCCAGCTGTGCCTAAGCCCGTGTCGCCGAGGCGGCAGCAGGGCGCGAGCCGCCTCAGCTTCGCCGACGAAGAGGACGAAGATGACGCCGAGGAGGGCCCGTTCgcgcagcagcgccgccgtccgTCTGCTTCTGTCCGGTCGACCCGCACGGCCTCACCAGCTGCGTCGGCTCTCCACCGCCTCACGCCCGCCAAGGACCGGCTGaagagctcgccggccatCTCAGCCGCGGTTCCCGCGCCCAAGCCGTCCAACTTCCAGTCGCATGCTGGCGAGTACACCCCCGAGCGCCTCCGGGAGCTCCAGAAGAACGCCCGTTCACTCCCTGGGAGCCTCATGCGCCCACCACCGCCTGCCCTGGCGGCTGAGTCCCGGCATCAGCGGTTTGCTGGAACTGCTGCCAGTCCCGCTTCTGGTACTTCTGCAGTTGCCACGGAGCCAGTGGTTGTTCTCAAAGGTCTGGTGAAACCTATGGCACAGGCGAGCATTGGACCACGGAAACCATTGCAGAACGAGGATAAAAGTGATGAatctgaggaggaggaaggaaacAATGTGGACAAAGGGCCACTGATACCTGACAAGGCGACAATTGAAGCCATCCGGGCGAAGCGGCAGCAACTGCAACAGCCGAGGCATGCAGCGCCGGATTTCATCTCCCTTGATGGTGGCGGTGTGCTCAGCAGCAGGGATGCTGTTGGTGGGTCCAGTGATGAAGAGGACAATGAGATGCAGGGTAGGATCGCGATGTATACAGAGAAGTCGAGTGATGGACATAGGAGCTCAAAAGGCGTGTTTCATGGGATCAATAATAGGGGCCCTGCTGCTAGTTTGGGGGTTATCAATGATGGGTTTAGGGAGCCTGAGGATGATaaggatgatgatgaggaggaggaagagaggaaatGGGAGGAAGAGCAGTTCAAAAAGGCGCTTGGTAGGAGGATGGACGATTCTTCTGCTCAGAAAGTGGCTAATGGTGCACCTGCTCCTAAGCAGGTTCAGCCCCAACCATCTGGATACTTGGGAGGCCCTCATTATCAGACCTCCGTTAGCGGGGTTGTGCCAGGGGCATCTGTTTTTGCATCAGGCAGTGCAGAGTTCCTGTCCATCTCTCAGCAAGCTGATGTAGCAAGCAAAGCCCTGCAGGAGAACATCAGAAAGCTTAAGGAGACCCACAAGGCAACAGTTGGTGGTTTAGTGAGGACCGACGCACATCTTAATGAAGCTCTTTCTGAGATATCTAGCCTGGAGAGTAGTTTGCAGGACGCAGAGAAGAAGTTTGTGTACATGCAGGAGCTCCGAAATTATATCTCTGTTGTGTGTGATTTCTTGAATGATAAGGCATTTTTCATAGAGGAGTTGGAGGAGCACATGCAGAAATTGCATGAAAATCGAGCGCTAGCTGTTTCAGAGAGGCGTGCAGCCGACCTAGCTGATGAATCAAGTGTGATCGAAGCTGCAGTGAATGCAGCAATATCTGTTCTTAGCAAAGGGTCGAGCTCAGCTAACTTGTCTTCTGCATCGAATGCTGCacaagcagcagctgctgctgctagggAAACTTCAAACCTACCACCACAGTTGGATGAGTTTGGCAGAGATATAAATCTCCAGAAGCGTATGGATCTTAAGCGCAGGGAAGAGAACAGGAAGCGAAGAAAAGCTCGATCGGAATCCAAAAGATTGTCATCTACAGGAAAGAGTGTTAGCAGTGAGCAGATTGAAGGTGAGCTAAGCACTGATGAGAGTGACACCGACAGCAGTGCCTATCTGTCCAGCCGTGATGAGCTTCTCAAGACTGCTGATGTTGTATTCAGTGATGCTGCAGAGGAATACTCAAGCCTTGCAATTGTCAAGGACAAGTTTGAAGGCTGGAAAACTCAGTATCCTTCCGCCTACCGAGATGCTCATGCAGCTCTGAGTGCACCATCCGTGTTCACTCCTTATGTGAGACTAGAGCTTTTGAAGTGGGATCCTCTCCATGAAACAACTGGTTTCTTTGGCATGGAGTGGCCTGAGATCCTTTTGGATTATGGTGTGCAGAATAAAGACAGTCCAGACCTTAATGATGCAGATGTGAACCTTGTTCCAGTTTTAGTGGAAAAGGTCGCCCTTCCTATTTTGCACCACCGTGTTATGCACTGCTGGGACATCTTGAGTActcaaagaacaaaaaatgttgTATATGCAGTTAATACGGTGATGGACTTTCTACCAACCTCGAGCACGGCTTTGCACCAACTACTGGCTTCTGTGTATAATCGTCTTGCTGGGGCAATTGCTGATCTTTCAGTACCAGCTTGGGGATCAATGGTGACAAGGGCTGTACCAGGTGCTGCGCAGTACGCTGCATATAGATTTGGAGTTGCTACACGTCTCCTAAAAAATGTTTGTTCATGGAAAAATACCCTTTCAGAAGATGTTGTTGAGAAGCTTGCTCTAGAATTATTGATGGGGAAGATTCTTCCTCATATGAAGAGTATCATTTTGGATGTCCATGATGCAATCACTAGGACCGAACGGATAGCTGCATCACTTTCAGTAATTTGGTCTTCACCAAGTAAGAAACTGCAGCCTTTCACAGATCTTGTGTTAGAACTATCGAAGAAGTTGGAGAGGAGACACATGTCAGGCATTAGTGAGGAAGAGACACATGGGCTGGCTCGTCGTTTGAAGAACATAATGGTAGCACTGAACGAATATGATAAAGCTAGAAATATTTTGAAGTCCTTTCATCTCAGAGAAGCTCTCTAG
- the LOC100841329 gene encoding transcriptional repressor ILP1 isoform X2, translated as MSSHRKNFRRRTDDADGAKGEDAGLPSRPAATKTQSPAVPKPVSPRRQQGASRLSFADEEDEDDAEEGPFAQQRRRPSASVRSTRTASPAASALHRLTPAKDRLKSSPAISAAVPAPKPSNFQSHAGEYTPERLRELQKNARSLPGSLMRPPPPALAAESRHQRFAGTAASPASGTSAVATEPVVVLKGLVKPMAQASIGPRKPLQNEDKSDESEEEEGNNVDKGPLIPDKATIEAIRAKRQQLQQPRHAAPDFISLDGGGVLSSRDAVGGSSDEEDNEMQGRIAMYTEKSSDGHRSSKGVFHGINNRGPAASLGVINDGFREPEDDKDDDEEEEERKWEEEQFKKALGRRMDDSSAQKVANGAPAPKQVQPQPSGYLGGPHYQTSVSGVVPGASVFASGSAEFLSISQQADVASKALQENIRKLKETHKATVGGLVRTDAHLNEALSEISSLESSLQDAEKKFVYMQELRNYISVVCDFLNDKAFFIEELEEHMQKLHENRALAVSERRAADLADESSVIEAAVNAAISVLSKGSSSANLSSASNAAQAAAAAARETSNLPPQLDEFGRDINLQKRMDLKRREENRKRRKARSESKRLSSTGKSVSSEQIEGELSTDESDTDSSAYLSSRDELLKTADVVFSDAAEEYSSLAIVKDKFEGWKTQYPSAYRDAHAALSAPSVFTPYVRLELLKWDPLHETTGFFGMEWPEILLDYGVQNKDSPDLNDADVNLVPVLVEKVALPILHHRVMHCWDILSTQRTKNVVYAVNTVMDFLPTSSTALHQLLASVYNRLAGAIADLSVPAWGSMVTRAVPGAAQYAAYRFGVATRLLKNVCSWKNTLSEDVVEKLALELLMGKILPHMKSIILDVHDAITRTERIAASLSVIWSSPSKKLQPFTDLVLELSKKLERRHMSGISEEETHGLARRLKNIMVALNEYDKARNILKSFHLREAL; from the coding sequence ATGAGCAGCCACCGTAAAAacttccgccgccgcaccgACGATGCCGATGGAGCCAAGGGCGAAGATGCAGGGCTTCCCAGCAGACCGGCGGCCACCAAGACCCAGAGCCCAGCTGTGCCTAAGCCCGTGTCGCCGAGGCGGCAGCAGGGCGCGAGCCGCCTCAGCTTCGCCGACGAAGAGGACGAAGATGACGCCGAGGAGGGCCCGTTCgcgcagcagcgccgccgtccgTCTGCTTCTGTCCGGTCGACCCGCACGGCCTCACCAGCTGCGTCGGCTCTCCACCGCCTCACGCCCGCCAAGGACCGGCTGaagagctcgccggccatCTCAGCCGCGGTTCCCGCGCCCAAGCCGTCCAACTTCCAGTCGCATGCTGGCGAGTACACCCCCGAGCGCCTCCGGGAGCTCCAGAAGAACGCCCGTTCACTCCCTGGGAGCCTCATGCGCCCACCACCGCCTGCCCTGGCGGCTGAGTCCCGGCATCAGCGGTTTGCTGGAACTGCTGCCAGTCCCGCTTCTGGTACTTCTGCAGTTGCCACGGAGCCAGTGGTTGTTCTCAAAGGTCTGGTGAAACCTATGGCACAGGCGAGCATTGGACCACGGAAACCATTGCAGAACGAGGATAAAAGTGATGAatctgaggaggaggaaggaaacAATGTGGACAAAGGGCCACTGATACCTGACAAGGCGACAATTGAAGCCATCCGGGCGAAGCGGCAGCAACTGCAACAGCCGAGGCATGCAGCGCCGGATTTCATCTCCCTTGATGGTGGCGGTGTGCTCAGCAGCAGGGATGCTGTTGGTGGGTCCAGTGATGAAGAGGACAATGAGATGCAGGGTAGGATCGCGATGTATACAGAGAAGTCGAGTGATGGACATAGGAGCTCAAAAGGCGTGTTTCATGGGATCAATAATAGGGGCCCTGCTGCTAGTTTGGGGGTTATCAATGATGGGTTTAGGGAGCCTGAGGATGATaaggatgatgatgaggaggaggaagagaggaaatGGGAGGAAGAGCAGTTCAAAAAGGCGCTTGGTAGGAGGATGGACGATTCTTCTGCTCAGAAAGTGGCTAATGGTGCACCTGCTCCTAAGCAGGTTCAGCCCCAACCATCTGGATACTTGGGAGGCCCTCATTATCAGACCTCCGTTAGCGGGGTTGTGCCAGGGGCATCTGTTTTTGCATCAGGCAGTGCAGAGTTCCTGTCCATCTCTCAGCAAGCTGATGTAGCAAGCAAAGCCCTGCAGGAGAACATCAGAAAGCTTAAGGAGACCCACAAGGCAACAGTTGGTGGTTTAGTGAGGACCGACGCACATCTTAATGAAGCTCTTTCTGAGATATCTAGCCTGGAGAGTAGTTTGCAGGACGCAGAGAAGAAGTTTGTGTACATGCAGGAGCTCCGAAATTATATCTCTGTTGTGTGTGATTTCTTGAATGATAAGGCATTTTTCATAGAGGAGTTGGAGGAGCACATGCAGAAATTGCATGAAAATCGAGCGCTAGCTGTTTCAGAGAGGCGTGCAGCCGACCTAGCTGATGAATCAAGTGTGATCGAAGCTGCAGTGAATGCAGCAATATCTGTTCTTAGCAAAGGGTCGAGCTCAGCTAACTTGTCTTCTGCATCGAATGCTGCacaagcagcagctgctgctgctagggAAACTTCAAACCTACCACCACAGTTGGATGAGTTTGGCAGAGATATAAATCTCCAGAAGCGTATGGATCTTAAGCGCAGGGAAGAGAACAGGAAGCGAAGAAAAGCTCGATCGGAATCCAAAAGATTGTCATCTACAGGAAAGAGTGTTAGCAGTGAGCAGATTGAAGGTGAGCTAAGCACTGATGAGAGTGACACCGACAGCAGTGCCTATCTGTCCAGCCGTGATGAGCTTCTCAAGACTGCTGATGTTGTATTCAGTGATGCTGCAGAGGAATACTCAAGCCTTGCAATTGTCAAGGACAAGTTTGAAGGCTGGAAAACTCAGTATCCTTCCGCCTACCGAGATGCTCATGCAGCTCTGAGTGCACCATCCGTGTTCACTCCTTATGTGAGACTAGAGCTTTTGAAGTGGGATCCTCTCCATGAAACAACTGGTTTCTTTGGCATGGAGTGGCCTGAGATCCTTTTGGATTATGGTGTGCAGAATAAAGACAGTCCAGACCTTAATGATGCAGATGTGAACCTTGTTCCAGTTTTAGTGGAAAAGGTCGCCCTTCCTATTTTGCACCACCGTGTTATGCACTGCTGGGACATCTTGAGTActcaaagaacaaaaaatgttgTATATGCAGTTAATACGGTGATGGACTTTCTACCAACCTCGAGCACGGCTTTGCACCAACTACTGGCTTCTGTGTATAATCGTCTTGCTGGGGCAATTGCTGATCTTTCAGTACCAGCTTGGGGATCAATGGTGACAAGGGCTGTACCAGGTGCTGCGCAGTACGCTGCATATAGATTTGGAGTTGCTACACGTCTCCTAAAAAATGTTTGTTCATGGAAAAATACCCTTTCAGAAGATGTTGTTGAGAAGCTTGCTCTAGAATTATTGATGGGGAAGATTCTTCCTCATATGAAGAGTATCATTTTGGATGTCCATGATGCAATCACTAGGACCGAACGGATAGCTGCATCACTTTCAGTAATTTGGTCTTCACCAAGTAAGAAACTGCAGCCTTTCACAGATCTTGTGTTAGAACTATCGAAGAAGTTGGAGAGGAGACACATGTCAGGCATTAGTGAGGAAGAGACACATGGGCTGGCTCGTCGTTTGAAGAACATAATGGTAGCACTGAACGAATATGATAAAGCTAGAAATATTTTGAAGTCCTTTCATCTCAGAGAAGCTCTCTAG